The genome window GACCGAACCGGAGATGCACCGGCTCGTCCACGGGGTCCTGGACCTGGGCATCAATCTCTTCGATACGTCTCCGGGCTACCTTGAAGCGGAGGCGATCCTCGGGCGGGCCTTTCGCGGCACACCACGAGACCGGTACTACGTCGCCACACGGGTTGTGCTCTCACAGTTCGACGAGGCTAGCGGTCCGGTCCTGATGACACCGGAACAGATCACGGAATCCATTGAGACCAGCCTGCGCCGCCTGGGTGTCGACGAGATCGACGTAGCGCTGATCGCCGCAACCGAAAAGGCGGATTTCGATTACATGATCAACGAGCAGTTCCCCGTACTTGAACGACTTTGCCGACAGGGCAAGATCCGTTTCCTCGGATCCAGCGAAACCGCGTTGTCGGACGGCGCCCATGCCTGGTTGCAGGCCGCGGTGCCCACCGGTAAGCTGGATGTCATCATGATCGCCTACAGCATGCTCAACCAGTCGGCCCGCCATACGGTCTTTCCATATTGCACAGCGCACG of Gemmatimonadota bacterium contains these proteins:
- a CDS encoding aldo/keto reductase, translated to MQAGVEMISYRPLGRTGLIVSTLSMGSGGYNRLGQTSDPPLTEPEMHRLVHGVLDLGINLFDTSPGYLEAEAILGRAFRGTPRDRYYVATRVVLSQFDEASGPVLMTPEQITESIETSLRRLGVDEIDVALIAATEKADFDYMINEQFPVLERLCRQGKIRFLGSSETALSDGAHAWLQAAVPTGKLDVIMIAYSMLNQSARHTVFPYCTAHDVGVMNIFSVRNIFKDPDRLAATIEDLQDQELLDESIDPHSPYDFLLEDPDIASLVEAAYRFVVYTEGVTTAVCSAVTLDKIEQNIESIAKGPLPEMHVKRIQRLFGHISEPVGN